A genomic stretch from Ureibacillus composti includes:
- a CDS encoding NlpC/P60 family protein, whose product MVHKKKFMVLCASLLASSIIVAPVADAATYVVKKGDTLTKIAKSNQTTVAQLKTNNKLKNDNIVVGQKLVVAATTTTSKTNTTTKQPATTPSQTTTNKTPAKNEAPSSTSHKVAKGDTLSKISSLYAVKIADIKKWNNLASDTIFIGQVLTIENGQGSKQPLEVVDEPIIDFPAPQIVQAEEMIKDQLNKEKEIQVGPTTKGKATYNKVITIAESLLGIPYVYGGNTTAGFDCSGFVRYVYMNAGLEITRKSSEDYFLNDTTSVETPVPGDVVFFKNTYRSGISHMGIYIGDGQFIHAGSDGVEVSKLEYSYWKDRFVAYKRFNDVK is encoded by the coding sequence ATGGTACATAAGAAAAAGTTTATGGTATTATGTGCTAGTTTACTAGCTAGTTCGATCATAGTAGCTCCAGTAGCAGATGCAGCAACGTACGTAGTAAAAAAAGGTGACACCTTAACAAAAATTGCTAAATCTAATCAAACAACTGTTGCTCAGTTAAAAACGAATAATAAACTTAAAAATGACAACATTGTTGTCGGACAAAAATTAGTTGTAGCAGCAACAACTACAACTTCGAAAACAAATACTACTACAAAACAACCAGCAACAACACCATCGCAAACAACAACAAATAAAACGCCTGCAAAAAATGAAGCGCCTTCAAGCACTAGCCATAAAGTAGCTAAAGGTGATACATTGTCTAAAATCTCCAGTTTGTATGCTGTTAAAATAGCAGATATAAAAAAGTGGAATAACTTAGCGAGCGATACAATATTTATTGGACAAGTATTGACTATTGAGAATGGTCAAGGATCTAAACAACCGCTTGAAGTAGTTGATGAACCAATTATCGATTTCCCAGCTCCTCAAATTGTACAAGCCGAAGAAATGATTAAGGATCAGCTTAATAAGGAAAAAGAAATTCAAGTAGGACCAACTACAAAGGGGAAAGCTACTTATAATAAAGTAATTACTATAGCAGAATCATTGTTAGGTATTCCATATGTATATGGCGGAAATACAACAGCTGGGTTCGACTGCAGTGGCTTCGTTCGTTATGTGTATATGAACGCTGGATTAGAAATCACCCGCAAAAGCAGTGAGGACTATTTCCTAAACGATACAACTTCAGTTGAAACACCAGTCCCTGGAGATGTGGTGTTCTTTAAAAATACGTACAGATCAGGCATCTCTCACATGGGAATCTACATTGGGGATGGACAATTTATCCACGCTGGTAGCGATGGGGTAGAAGTCTCTAAATTAGAGTATAGCTATTGGAAAGATCGCTTTGTTGCCTATAAACGATTTAACGATGTGAAATAA